The window agaaaagagagaggggaatgagagagaagagatattttttgttttttttttttgtttttttttttgtttttttttttgtttttttttttgtttttttttttgttttttttttttttttacaacttgttACTTCTATTGCGTGTGTTGAGGGGAAAATTTAGATGTTCCCAAATAGAATATGGGGTAGCCAGGCCTAAACTCGATGATGAgcccttgaaataaagcccaaaggctTTCGGTGTCATGTAAATCCGCCCAAGCAAAAGATAGAGGCTGCACCCTAACAAGAAGACAATAATAAAGCACAATAAACACGTTActattgttagtttgttatattattagtcaTCTTACAACATCATAGTTCAAATCAATCATCTAGCGATACGGTATTATCTCCAACGGTAGAGTGATTTCAGGTAAATAAGTGTGTTTACATGGTAAAAATCATATGTtgtccttattattattaagttaaCATGAGGGAAAACTTCCATAGTTTCCAAACATTATGgccttcatcataataatactaaataaggattaaatgtttcatagttacaaataaaagaggaaaaataggatggaatgaagggagagagagatcccaGCTCAATTcagcaagtattaaactaagattttggtgagtgtgtatttataaggcatgaatgaggtgAATGTGAGCCATTTTGAGTGAGTGAAATGGGATTAATACTAAGATTAAGGCTTTTTGTGAGTGGTGGGCTATTTATGACTAGTTAAGAGACATTTATGAGTTGTGATTGTGTGAAAGGGAGAAAAGAGTATCTGAGATTAGATGAGTGTGGGCTAAGGATGATGAGTGGTGAGCTTGAGGAAAGCTAAACCACGAGCAAAGTAGTAAACAAACCAAGAGTTTTAGAAAAGGTAGCTGTCCTGCTATGGGCTGAGGTGTGtatgtttttataatggagctttagagaagcattaatcaacaagaatccaaaaaacGTATGACTAATCAGAGGTAGTGAATCAAGGTTAATCTTCCTAGGATTTTTGGTCAGAAGTAGGAGATTTACTTTAGGGTTGCCTTGCTTCTTTGGTtaatgatgggattttagaATGCTTTGCATTAAATGCCAGGATTTCTGGGACTGAGCCTAATTAATGGGATTAAGGCATGTATCAGAAATGAATCCTAATGCTACAACTGAGATTCGGTCCCTCAAGAAGTAAGATTCAACACCCTAAGCCAAGTGTCAAACTCTAAGTCCACTTCAGAGGGTTCCGCTGAAGATCCCTTTTTACCCTCCAAACcatgttcccaaattttcccctttaggattcatgggtttggcacatgaatcatgtcttgaacatttttaacatttatagcatcaatttgttgagGTTTGGATAACTTGGTTTCAGCTCTCCTTTCGTTGGAGGTACagtcttgaggaagatgatggagtTTCATCATCCTTTAGACTTCAGCTGATATGATAGCCCTCGAGCACTATTCACGATAGGTAGAGGATGGCAGAAAACTGATGGGATAGCCCCTAGTTCATCCTCAAAGGCTTGGTTCTCTTGTAGGGATCTCTAATTGTTTTTTGGTTAGGGATAAACAAGGGCTAGTTGCCCACTTTCAAGCCTCTTGCTGGGGACCTTTTTGGGCTGGAACTTTGCTCCATTTCAGTACTTTTAGTTGGGCCACATGGCCCTTTCTTTGATTGGGCTTGTTCCCTACTTCATGAGATTCTTGGGCCTACAAAATTGGCATTAAAGACATGCTTTGCTTTGGGTTTTTTACTCCTCATGGGCTTTAACTGttagtagaaataaaatgaatccatgagttttaataaatatttatgatagattTTGGGTATTATTCTCATGGGCtttaaataacaacttgtttagtttctcataatttttactatggattactttgtaaatgatattttctttagggcttttttaaataatgacctccaatattgtttttgagaataatatttaccatgagttttaaataaatatggtaACATCCACTATAATGGAATAATGCGATGTTCTCATGAGTTTCActatagataatcataatggaAATGTAGGATCGATGAATAATTACTATGAGTTTcggtaataaatattatgaatgttatGATGTAAGATAGATAGTGAACAtgagtttataatatgaaataaataaatgtcatgagTCTAATAAACATAACTTTCCATGGACTTTTATAAAatgattgccatgggttttgagaatagataattcataaattccatgagcttgtaatattataataatatgtttaagaatctaaagtattgttcattattggatttttaagtgaaataatcataatatagtattttgccaagtattaaTAACCTTGGCCTTTTGATAGAATAGTGCCAAGTAGTTAGTTTGGCCTTTTAATAGTGCAAACGTAAGTTGgacttttgatattgccaatgagaatttaGTTTTGATGTTgctaatgagaattgggttttgatattgccaatgagaattgggttttgatgttaccaataaaaattgggttttgatattaccaatgaaaattgggttttaaatattaCCAGCGAGAACTGGGCTTTGATAttaccaatgaaaattgggctttgatattgccaatgagaattgggttttaaatattgCCAGTGAGAACTGTGCTTTAATATTGCTAATGAGAATTGAGTTTAATGTTGCTAATGGAAATTGAGCTTTAAATATTGCCAACGAGAACTGGGTTTTGATATTgctaatgagaattgggctttggataaataaattgtcatgagAATTGAGCTTTGGAAATTGAGCTTTAAATATTGCCAGCGAGAACtgggttttgatattgccaatgagaatcaggttttggataaataaattgtcatgagtttAAAATAGGATATGTTTATTGGGTTCATAGGGCCGGTTTTAGGCTtagctaaataatgataataaaattggataaaatatgagtttttgagcttttttgtgatattttatatcataacccaatttagataataagatatgaaacatttgtgattaacataataatagagtaaaaaatatttgggaaaacccgataacttattagtggtgtttgaaaataaataggtagtactcaaataaaattaggtgtaaaaaaaagtaccctaacaaCATGTTGTAAAGCAATTTGGGATTTGGCTAATGATAAGGCATAAGTTTTAGTGTTTAGTGTGTCAAATACTAAAATTTCAGCATTTAGCATTTGACATACCTGATACTAATGCTCTTAGATCCCAATTTTAAATCTTCCCATAATAGTAAGCTCTAAGTCTCATGCCACACAACCTATAATGAATGACAACATAATCCCACTAAACTTCCAGAACCACGGCATTCCTTTGGAGGGAAGAGATGTAGCTAGAACccataataaaatgaaaacggATATGAGTACACTGGGATAATCATTAATCGCAAACCTTAATATATAGTCTATTTTACATTATTCTAGTCAAAGTAGCATTGCTTATTGACTAGAAGGAAAttaacaagaaagaaaaggggaATAGGGACACTTACATTTATTTGCTAATTGCACAATCCATTTGCTCGAGAGAAATCATCAAACGATAGATATAGACTGGACACAATCCAAAACCTAAACAAGTTTTCTAGATATATAGAGTTCAAAGCTTCTTAAattattcattctttctttttttcttatgaaaCTCTGGGTTTTGGAAGTTGATTATTTAGCTAGGACACCACCATCCACCACTAGGTTATGCCCAGTGACACACTCAGAATCATCAGATGCAAGAAACAACACTGCATCGGCCACATGTTTTGCTTTCAATACAACCCCTTTAAATACTAACTGGTCCTCGTAGAGTTTTCCCACTTGCTCAGCATCCATCCCAAGCGCATGGCATGCCATTGGTGTAGCAACCACATAAGGTGATACACAGTTCACTCTGATCCCATGCTCCCCAAGCTGTTGGCTAGCCGATCGAACCAGCCCAAGCACTGCGTGCTTTGACATGAAATAATCAATGTGCTTCTTGTCACCACAACTAGCAGCTACACTAGCAGTGCACACAATGCTTCCCCTAACGTGCCCTTTGACCATAGCATTTGCTGCATGCTTTACACAAGCTGCCATGCCACGAACATTGGTTGCAAATAGGTGATCAAAGGCTGAAAAATCCAGATCAAGAATGGTCTGATTAGACCTACTGAAAATTCCAGCATTACTGAACataatgtctagtttcccataaTTTTGGACCGTCCATTCCACCATGGCTTTGACTTGCTCTTCATCTGTAACATCACAATGGATGTAGCTAGCAAGGTTCAAGCCAATGGATTCAACAACACTTTGGGCTAATTCATCTTGAATATCAGCGATCACCACCATACGTGCACCATGACTAGCAAAAAGATGTGCGGTTGTCTCTCCAATGCCACTTGCGCCACCGGTTACTATGACCACCTTGCCCTCTAGTTTCTTCTTGCACAACACTGATTCAGCCATTGTTTACCACAGAATTGTAAATGAGATGAAACAATTAAGCTGCAACTATAATTCTTCTGAAGATAACCATTTAACCATTATATAGCATTTTCCTTATTGAAAAGTCCAACATTAATTGTACAGATCTGTTTTTCACtgttaaaaaatttgtaggGTAATGTAATTTGTCTTTGGTCCATTCATAAAAGGTACTACAATTAACACAGGTGAGAGTTGAGACATATCCATGtgcaataaatttttagagaCTATTTCATCCATAATTGCGAACTCTTCAATTAATAATGCTTCTTTTGATCTTTCAGTTAATATGTGTCAGGGGCGGAGGGAACGGGGGGCGAGGGGGGGACACCTGCcccccacaccaccaccaccactccccccccccccccccccccccccccccgcccacCCGCggaacttcaatttttttacacaaaagacaaaaataacgtttctcaaataaaaaaataaaaaaaaaagacaaaaataactTTTCTATTTATTGGGAACAGCCAAAAGCTACATGGTTCAGAACTCAACAGCCTTAACTAATAGAACTCTAAAATTACTATAACTTTAACATAAAACTATTGGTCCCATCTAgtaatgtttaaaaaataaaaaataaaaaaataaccccACTGCTAATGCTATATGCCTATAAGGAATCACAGCAGCCTAATACTAGTAGGACTCtgaaaaacgaaaaaaaaaaacaaaaaaaaaagtatatataatacAGTATAAAGCACgcctcccattaaaaaaaaaaaaaaaaatctttgaatttttttttaaattaagggaAGATAATTAgtctttttataatttgtaattttgttaatataataagggtagatttgataatttatttggTTCAGCACTTCTAAGCTCtactctctctcaaaatctcttcaattttgGAGAATTAAATATGAAGAATTAGAAGTAGTTAGAATTAGTCTCCCCctcctttcttaaaaaaatccaaataaaataatttaacttACTATCATTCTCTCTACTCTACTTCCCTATATTCCCTCTCCATCCAAATAAGCTATTAGAGCTTCTGCTGAGTTTTTAAAAGTATTCAAGCTGAgtttttaaaagcattcaaGTCATTGAGTCACATTTAAATATTCATAGGTATATTGCGTACTTTTAatattcatgtttaaattttttttagattagttttttactttcaatcttATCTTTTAATCTTGCCCCCGACCTAAATTCCTAGCTCCGCCTCTGATAAACATAATTTaataatgtattaaattaaatacatcTTAATCACTACCTCAAAACATTCATTAACAAAATCCTATTAAGAAACCTTAGGTTGTCTTTTTTAGGAAAACAATCTTCATTAATTGCAGAATCAGCGCCAGTTGCTACCAGTTTCTTGAGATTTACACCCTGTTGCAGTTATTACAACACAAGGAAAATCATCTGGCTGAACTAATAATCATTAGAAatgttttagacttttagtttaGTAGTACTTCTTTTCTCCGTGAAACATGTTAACCATATGTTTTTCCCCCTTAGTAAGAATTATTCTTTTGCAACTTAAGAGAATAAGAATTAGTTCACTCCACTTGTAGAGTGAAAGCGAGAGTTTTGTAATGAGTGGCTATATATGGTATGTTACCACTGAGGGTGAAGTCATAATGGTTTGTCCCCTCATGGGTTGCCAAGAAATAACTAGCTAGTTGATAGAAGATATCACTTCAATCAATGGCTAGTTGAAAAATGAATAACTTAGCCGAAAAGTTAAGTTAGATGTTCATTTGTTGCATCCTACTATTAGCATTAGCAGCCGattctttctatctttttttttttttaatcaaattataGCAAattagtcgctaacccatgcgatgcacggaatagttaaatatatatttaattaatcaacctcacattaaaagaaaaaggtagttaaataaatatttgaaagtacgaaattccaaaattaaatcataaaggaaaaaaaaaacattcaaaatttaaatttgaaaaatccaaaatactaaatgaataaaaaaataagtgagatAAGGAACAAACCCTTTCTCATTCTGATTGAGGTGTTCTTTTGCCTTTGTATATAGCATTAAATTTTATAGTCTTTGTATATAGCactaaattttatgtttttgactTTCTGTTATGCTTCTTGCATTTTCCCTtccctctctcaatttttcttcattcttcttcttcaatgctCCTCTCCCAACATACTCTTcatatctctttctttctctttccttggGCTGCTGCcactcgctctctctctctttcttcccttttctaAGTTGCaatcaaataaactaaaagaGAGAGGTTGTAAATTAAAGAAAAGCTTCACAAATCATTTAACCAATAGCATAAAAGTGAAATAAGAAAGAGCAAGGGAATCAAACTTTTGAGGCTCACGACTCAAACTTTGTGAACATGCATCCCCCTCATCTTCattgaagaacaaaagaaaatgaagttgaTAGCTTTATATTTATTGGCTGCTTTGCAAAGGAACACCACTCCTTCATAAGAGTTTAATACTCACTGATAATTGTCCACAAAactgcatgaaaaaaaaaaaaaaaaaaacaacaacaacaacaaaatatgCTTTACAAATTAATGCCAAGTGCATGTTCTTCCCAAATGATCTCTTAGGCAACCCCTTTTATGTTGACCATAGACTAATCCAATTtcctaaatcaaaaccaatccaCCACAACATCAAAACCTAAGTTatatttaaaatccaaattttcaaaagggaaaacaaaaaccttACAAATGGATGTATATAAAGGGTTGTATATAGAAATGGACCCAAATTAGGGTTTCAACCACTACAAAACCAATTCtaattcaaaaccaaatctaCCACAAGTACATACAATGCATTTAGTGAGTCATTGTGGTGTAATGCATGGACTTGTTTGATCAAATATGTCAAAGTATCTGTGTGGAATTGGGGGAAGGAGAAATAAATTGAAAGCAATGGGATAATGttactatattattttcttgGATACTTGCCATGCTTGGTTAGTTAATAGTcaataacattttttgttttaatgtagGATGAGAGCACGGGTGGTGTTTCAGTGTGTTAGCAATTCCTATGACAACTAAAACCAAGAGACACAGACCATGAAGTTGACTTAAAATAATGCGAGAGTATAACtatcaaattctaaataaataaagcaagaGGGAGTGAGATTTTTTTCAAGCAGGAGGTGTACATGTTCTAAATGGGAATGAAAAGATTCTTTGCAATACACCTAACACGCCGTGATGTACAAGTTGTAAATGGGAATAAAAATAGTCTTTTCATTCCCATTTAACACATTTTATTGCTGATATTGTTAGGTGTACTGGAGACGTGTTAGAACATGTTTCAATTCCCATTTAACTCATTttgttctattcttttttttgttttcatttttttgctcATTAGTCGGCCCAACAAATGCTATTTGACAACAATAGTCACACTTTCATACAAACTGACATCTGTAGCAACGAAACCAAGTTCATGGATTGTATCAGTTGAATAGATCATGAGAAAACAAATTTAATCAAACAATTAGCCAATATCAACATAAATCTATAATACAAAGAGCTAGAATTTCTCAATTCAATataattgaagaaagaaaacctTAAATTTGAAGTGCAACCACTGGTCATGGAGGACTCATACTCAGGCTTGCAAGAATTAGTGCGACCAAATCATGCTCTAATCAGGTTTTCAGAGACCTATTTGACGGCTTCTTAGAAGGGCCGTCAGATACAAATTTGAGTAAAGCAATAGTCCCTAATAGGCACTAGATTACCTACAAAAAATAGTGAAACCATTCAAACGAAACCCAAATAACTCAACATATCAAAGTATTTAgcctttagagagagagagagagtaacaattaaatagcaaaaaccCAAGGTCACACACAATCCCAATAGGCAAACACAAATTGAATATACCAATATGAATATGTATGTGGAGCTTACATAGGTCAATCCTACATACATATAAAAGATGTGTTCAATACATCTAttcaataagaaaattttaaaaagaaaaccaaaattccAAAGAACTTATTAGTAAAAATCATTActctaaaccaaaattctaaatGCTTATAGTTCtctattaacaaaattataactCATAGTTCTAGTTGGGAGTTGCAATACAAATTCTCACTAACAGTACCTGCTGTAATTCAAagataacccaaaaaaatttatagcaaCTTATAACCATTTTGAGTAACTTTCTGCTGAGGTGAGTCTCCATCAGCtgccaacaacaacaattaccAATTTTAACTTACTTTCTATAATGCAATCTGCACTCAGTTATTTACTCAAAAGAGAAACTGAAATTAAATTCATTCCAAATAGTACAATCAGTGTTACCCATTAAAGTAGAGGATGTGTGTTCCCCATGTTAATTCATCCACAATATCCTTCCACTTCCtaacaacacaaacaaaaataaacgaATTCAGCAAAAACCCCTTTATTCTTCACATCTAATTTTTACCAATCCAAAATAGGGGACTTTCACAAAACATATATCAGCTTACACTGATTTACAAACAATGTGAACTTTACATTAGAATCTCTGTTTTccccaaaagaaaatacatcTTTTCTGAGCACAACTCATTTTGGCATAAAAGTAAACCACAATCAAGTGAACAAATAAGAAGTTCTCAAAGCTTTAAATCAAGgcaattaaaaactaaaaatagagTTCAGAAAATTTCATGTCCCAAATCAATGAAATCATTTCATTAAGCAAAACATTGAAGCCAACCACACAAACATAGAAACCTAGTCACAGAATACAAAACTGACAGAACAATATGAAACACGTAGCATTAATTTCAACGAAGCTTAAATACATACATATTATGTACACATATACACAAACAGAACACAAATATACACACAGATCAAACAGACTCAAAAGCGAAATCAACTCTACAGATCAAATGAGTAGTAAAGACCAATACTAGAAATCCAAtccaaaggaagaagaagaagacgtgGAAgctctgcaaaaaaaaaaaaaaaaacccttaaattaagacaaaagagaaagaggaaaggaAGCGTCATGCCTCCAAGCCAAAGCCCCTTTTTCAGTTTGGCTCAGGAATTTTGTCAAACACTTCGAGGGTGAAGGGTTGGGATTCTATTCTCTTCAGCCACACCCTCAAGTGGGGTTGTTCTACCTTGGGGTGTTAGGGCTTCTTTGATTTCAATCAAAATACAATCATGTATAAGCATATATTCTCAAAACCAAACTCGAATTTCTCTTCAAATTCACCCCAAACTCAAATTagctaccaaaaataaaaataaaaatttgataggGGTAGAACCCAACAACAAACCCGGTGGTAGAAACCCAGGTGTCGACAGCGTTGTGGGAGAGAA of the Quercus robur chromosome 10, dhQueRobu3.1, whole genome shotgun sequence genome contains:
- the LOC126702137 gene encoding (+)-cis,trans-nepetalactol synthase NEPS1-like; its protein translation is MAESVLCKKKLEGKVVIVTGGASGIGETTAHLFASHGARMVVIADIQDELAQSVVESIGLNLASYIHCDVTDEEQVKAMVEWTVQNYGKLDIMFSNAGIFSRSNQTILDLDFSAFDHLFATNVRGMAACVKHAANAMVKGHVRGSIVCTASVAASCGDKKHIDYFMSKHAVLGLVRSASQQLGEHGIRVNCVSPYVVATPMACHALGMDAEQVGKLYEDQLVFKGVVLKAKHVADAVLFLASDDSECVTGHNLVVDGGVLAK